The sequence CTGACAAAGGATGCGAAACGACCTGTAAAGGGATTTTCTTTAGGCATGAAGCAGCGGCTTGGTATTGCGACTGCCTTACTTGGCAATCCCGAATTACTCATTTTAGATGAACCGACGAACGGACTTGATCCATCTGGCATTATCGAAATTCGTGAGCTGATTAAAAGTATGCCAAAGGAGCATGGCATCACAATTGTTGTATCCAGTCATCTCCTGTCAGAAATTGACCAAATGGCGACACAGGTAGGCATTATCTCAAAGGGTCAAATGATTTTTCAAGATTCCATTTCGACACTCCGAGCACAATCTACCAGCAAAATTAACGTAACGGTTAATAATGCGGAGTCCGCTTGGAAGACATTATTAACGCATGGCTACAAGACAGATTTTATTCAAAACAAGCTGGTTATTGAAAATTGTGCAGATCAAAATGTTGCTGAAATTGTGAAATCCCTTGTTCAAAACGACTATTCCATTTACAGAGTGGAAGAAGAGCGTAAATCATTAGAAGAAATCTTTTTGGAGCTAACAGGTCAGGAGGGCGGATTGTGATGATGACGCGAGTTATGGCCTCTGAATTCCTGAAAATCAGGCGGAAAATGATTCTTTTTCTCGTCTTCCTTGGCCCGATTGGCGTCGTTAGCTTAGAGGCCGTCAACTTCGGGCTTCGATACGATTGGCTTACTGGCATTTACAAGGAGGATTTATGGGGAGGGTTG comes from Sporosarcina sp. FSL K6-3457 and encodes:
- a CDS encoding ABC transporter ATP-binding protein translates to MSEFIIETKKLTKKFGSRRVVNHVDLQVKKGEIYGFLGPNGAGKTTTIRMLLGLARPTQGSIQIFGKDIRKDKLSILSKVGSLVEYPSYYGHLTAYENLEAVRILLDAPKSRIEEVLSIVRLTKDAKRPVKGFSLGMKQRLGIATALLGNPELLILDEPTNGLDPSGIIEIRELIKSMPKEHGITIVVSSHLLSEIDQMATQVGIISKGQMIFQDSISTLRAQSTSKINVTVNNAESAWKTLLTHGYKTDFIQNKLVIENCADQNVAEIVKSLVQNDYSIYRVEEERKSLEEIFLELTGQEGGL